In Streptomyces qaidamensis, one DNA window encodes the following:
- a CDS encoding CHAT domain-containing protein: MRLSRDITGWAFVVEAEGVRQAGVAVGPAAISPFTSGGGSGGSLFTRANGWWGLPVLLSLNELPFGRPVDHRWCVTRDDEGMLSVLSPDGAHFAHDLRLEEPPGWRETATASGSVMLVVSHVLPATDDPIGALDFETRHGMVCAGPVPFRFGEPGCAPRDEKDSAPTVRFLIDPVGTLMELAHYACDRILSLPQAKQRARELEQTRQALAEPAEQALPAEAMVEPLFRDEFLDHRGPAEFMYVYWRLVAEVADACRAEAAWRDAALRTVDLAVHVVADRCDRTVFEEADAVAARLLDKLSDPAELESALLAAARLRMATRGAEDLAADHYARGLRTVWSARLDADLYRTWFTDEEPFQAESPRLLAEAGHLVVRALELDGGTRRPRLLASLAQILADEEGVHRDAADAALSAWLDSSTADDPDVALFLLRVVDGIPPTLVDGLPRAIFGSPLADFVTAHGSGVTAKVISQGVNLARENADRPLLRTVLAWAEQLDVRWDPAHRRQLIEARLHVLPDDPTDCPGPDGPLTAPFPQSPQPSQSTRPTQPSWPSHFPQSWTPAQRSAALLHTAAHARDLGQPALGLTLLKQAGDVRSEEARLLTADLYYQSAQAGEPAAGPVPFPWGYYTYAALGYASLGFEQLARASLVPFVQQVGDLHGDELKAALSAILVDVPNFDTSRAPELGGVLRDLVHAAVWQLTAESETLPMGLMLGLHQAGKGPESGAWWRIDGPLALPAHIQHLLGRLRDLEDPATSPGRPGGPPPLLSALDSDRRPGGHDTRQIARNVRWRISSLIDDELSRRSAPLIDDRRLWAKAHELLDDRTVLLTWFLPAAVSGGAVLLAVTRQGRDLVVHLGDGADENDDRHPVADRVEAIRTEVERDPLFGDVTPEGSRLLRQPGDLPLGGSGLWDKWRAQGKDRILAWPHGALHYLPLPLCRTGDRMIADDWTVTTIAGLEALAPAAGPVRPRRTVVLASADGGVPYGLHAEPALEEHARQVAAAVGTDAVTGPAATRDRLLAELSTADVIHIAVHGTLDQDAPWLHCLHLTPDRDDDGRVFAYDFLETDLRGVRLVTLAACESALGRFDRGDNVRGIPSALITAGAQAVVGCLWPVRPEPATYFYHHMHHRIAHDLLDPERAFREAQLATRTRHPHYRDWGAFTYLHGRSEGAVA, from the coding sequence GTGCGGCTGTCGCGGGACATCACGGGGTGGGCCTTCGTCGTGGAGGCGGAGGGCGTCCGGCAGGCCGGCGTGGCGGTGGGGCCGGCCGCCATCAGCCCGTTCACCTCCGGCGGCGGGTCCGGAGGCAGCCTGTTCACCCGCGCGAACGGCTGGTGGGGCCTCCCGGTACTCCTCTCACTGAACGAACTGCCCTTCGGCCGCCCCGTCGACCACAGATGGTGTGTCACGCGGGATGACGAAGGCATGCTGTCCGTCCTCAGCCCGGACGGCGCGCACTTCGCGCACGACCTCCGCCTGGAAGAGCCGCCCGGCTGGCGGGAGACGGCGACCGCCTCGGGCTCGGTCATGCTGGTCGTCTCCCACGTGCTGCCCGCCACGGACGATCCGATCGGCGCGCTCGACTTCGAAACGCGGCACGGGATGGTGTGTGCCGGCCCGGTGCCTTTCCGCTTCGGCGAGCCGGGCTGCGCACCGCGTGACGAGAAGGACAGCGCGCCGACGGTCAGGTTCCTCATCGACCCGGTCGGCACGCTGATGGAGCTGGCGCACTACGCGTGCGACCGGATCCTGTCGTTGCCCCAGGCGAAGCAACGGGCCCGCGAGCTGGAGCAGACACGACAAGCCCTGGCGGAACCCGCGGAGCAGGCCCTGCCCGCCGAGGCGATGGTGGAACCGCTGTTCCGGGACGAGTTCCTCGACCACCGCGGTCCGGCCGAGTTCATGTACGTCTACTGGAGGCTGGTCGCCGAGGTCGCCGACGCCTGCAGGGCGGAGGCCGCCTGGCGCGACGCCGCGCTCCGTACCGTCGACTTGGCCGTCCACGTGGTGGCGGACCGATGCGATCGCACGGTGTTCGAGGAGGCCGACGCGGTGGCGGCACGGCTGCTCGACAAGCTGAGCGATCCCGCCGAACTGGAATCCGCGTTGCTGGCCGCGGCCCGGTTGCGGATGGCCACCCGGGGAGCGGAGGACCTCGCCGCCGACCACTACGCCCGCGGACTGCGTACCGTCTGGTCCGCTCGGCTGGACGCGGACCTGTACCGCACGTGGTTCACCGACGAGGAGCCCTTCCAGGCCGAGTCCCCCCGGCTGCTGGCGGAGGCGGGACACCTGGTGGTGCGCGCGCTGGAGCTGGACGGCGGGACGCGAAGGCCCCGGCTCCTGGCGTCACTGGCGCAGATCCTCGCGGACGAGGAGGGAGTTCACCGGGACGCCGCGGACGCCGCGCTGTCGGCATGGCTCGACTCGTCCACCGCCGACGATCCGGATGTCGCCCTGTTCCTGCTGAGGGTGGTGGACGGCATTCCCCCCACCTTGGTCGACGGGTTGCCCAGGGCGATCTTCGGGTCGCCCTTGGCTGATTTCGTCACCGCCCACGGCAGCGGCGTCACCGCGAAGGTGATCAGCCAGGGCGTCAACCTGGCCCGGGAGAACGCCGACCGGCCGCTGCTGCGCACTGTGCTGGCCTGGGCTGAGCAGCTCGACGTCCGCTGGGACCCAGCCCACCGCAGGCAGCTGATCGAGGCACGGCTCCACGTGCTGCCCGATGACCCCACCGACTGCCCGGGCCCCGACGGCCCACTCACGGCCCCGTTCCCGCAGTCCCCGCAGCCCTCGCAGTCCACGCGGCCCACGCAGCCCTCGTGGCCCTCGCATTTCCCGCAGTCATGGACCCCGGCGCAGCGGTCGGCGGCGTTGCTGCACACAGCCGCACACGCCCGCGACCTGGGACAGCCGGCGCTGGGGCTGACCCTCCTGAAGCAGGCGGGCGACGTACGGAGTGAAGAAGCCAGGCTGTTGACGGCGGACCTGTACTACCAGTCGGCCCAGGCGGGCGAGCCTGCCGCCGGCCCCGTCCCGTTCCCGTGGGGCTACTACACGTACGCGGCACTCGGCTACGCCTCGCTCGGCTTCGAGCAACTGGCGCGGGCGAGCCTGGTGCCGTTCGTGCAGCAGGTGGGCGACCTCCACGGCGATGAACTCAAGGCGGCGCTGTCCGCGATCCTCGTGGACGTGCCGAACTTCGACACGAGCCGCGCGCCCGAACTCGGCGGGGTACTGCGCGACCTCGTGCATGCGGCGGTCTGGCAGCTCACCGCGGAGTCCGAGACGCTGCCGATGGGCCTGATGCTCGGACTGCACCAGGCGGGCAAGGGGCCGGAGTCGGGGGCGTGGTGGCGGATCGACGGCCCGCTCGCGCTGCCCGCGCACATCCAGCACCTTCTCGGCAGGCTGCGCGACCTGGAGGACCCCGCCACCTCCCCAGGTAGGCCCGGCGGGCCGCCGCCCCTGCTGAGCGCACTGGACTCCGACCGCCGTCCCGGCGGTCACGACACCCGGCAGATCGCCCGGAACGTGCGATGGCGCATCTCGTCGCTCATCGACGATGAGCTGAGCCGCCGCTCGGCACCGCTCATCGACGACCGGCGCCTCTGGGCGAAGGCGCACGAGCTGCTGGACGACCGGACCGTACTGCTGACCTGGTTCCTGCCCGCCGCCGTGAGCGGCGGGGCGGTGCTGCTCGCGGTCACCAGGCAGGGCCGGGACCTCGTCGTGCACCTGGGCGACGGCGCGGACGAGAACGACGACCGGCACCCGGTGGCGGACCGGGTCGAGGCGATCCGGACGGAGGTCGAACGCGACCCGCTGTTCGGCGACGTGACACCGGAAGGCAGCCGACTGCTGCGGCAGCCGGGCGACCTGCCGCTCGGCGGCAGCGGACTGTGGGACAAGTGGCGGGCCCAGGGCAAGGACCGGATCCTGGCCTGGCCGCACGGCGCCCTGCACTACCTGCCGCTGCCGCTGTGCCGCACCGGGGACAGGATGATCGCCGACGACTGGACGGTCACCACCATCGCCGGCCTCGAAGCCCTGGCGCCCGCCGCGGGCCCCGTACGGCCGCGCCGCACGGTAGTACTGGCCTCGGCCGACGGCGGCGTGCCCTACGGACTGCACGCCGAACCGGCGCTGGAGGAGCACGCACGCCAAGTCGCCGCCGCGGTCGGCACGGACGCCGTCACCGGTCCCGCGGCCACGCGCGACAGGCTCCTCGCGGAGCTCTCCACGGCGGATGTGATCCACATCGCCGTACACGGCACGCTGGACCAGGACGCGCCGTGGCTGCACTGCCTCCACCTCACCCCGGACCGTGACGACGACGGCAGGGTCTTCGCCTACGACTTCCTGGAGACCGACCTGCGTGGCGTCCGCCTGGTCACCCTCGCCGCGTGCGAGTCCGCACTGGGCCGGTTCGACCGCGGGGACAACGTCCGGGGCATCCCGTCCGCACTGATCACCGCCGGTGCGCAGGCCGTCGTCGGATGCCTGTGGCCCGTACGCCCGGAGCCGGCGACGTACTTCTACCACCACATGCACCACCGGATCGCGCACGATCTCCTGGACCCGGAGCGTGCCTTCCGCGAGGCCCAGCTCGCCACCCGCACCCGGCATCCCCACTACCGTGACTGGGGAGCGTTCACCTACCTGCACGGTCGGAGCGAAGGAGCCGTGGCATGA